The genomic region ACGAGGGGCTTATCGGTAAGGGCACGACTGTTGGCGGTCTCTTCGTCCACCACCCCCTGGCGGTTCACCGTCGAGACAATAATGCCGCTGTCAATCCACATGCGGGCGATGTCAATGCTGGAGTACAGCAGCCCGCCGGGGTTCGAGCGCAGGTCGAGGATGTAGCCCGTCACCCCCTGGCTTTCGAGATCTTCGATGGCTTCGCTCATTTCTTCGGCGGCGTTGGCGCTGAACTGGGTGAGGCGAATGTAGCCCACCTGCCCCTCAGGGCCAGCCTGCACGTTGTAGCGCACCGGGTGAATTTCAATTCGGGCGCGCACCATGGGTACCTCCAGCTCTTCGTCGCCCCGGCGGATGGTGAGGGTAACTTCAGAGCCAACGGTGCCACGAATCTTGCTCACCGCATCGTTGAGCTCCATGCCCTCGGTGGATTCACCGTCAATGGCCAAGATGACATCCTGGGGACGAATACCCGCATCGAAGGCGGGGGTATCTTCAATGGGGGCAACAACGACAATTTCTTTAGTCTCTTCGTCCTGGGAAATTTGAATACCAACCCCGGTCAGTTCGCCGGAGGTGTCAATCTGCATACTGCGAAACTCTTCAGGATCCATGAAGCGGGTGTAGGGATCTTGAAGGGTCTCGAGCATTTCGCGGATGGCCCCGTAGGCCTCTTCCTGATTGGTGTAATTTCGGCCGAGGTACTCCGTGCGCACCGCATCCCAATCGACCTGGTTAAAGGTGGCATCGACAAAGTTGCGATCGATGAGCTGCCAGACCTGGTCAATCAGCTCCTTGGGGCTTTCTTGAAAGAAAGCCTTACTCTGGGACAGGTGAATTCCAGCGCCGGTTACGGTTACCGCAGCCACAGCGACAGCGGTGGCACCAAGGATCAGTCCGCGCTTTGCAAGTGTCATGTGATATAGGTTCTAGCAGCAAATTACGCCCAATCTAACACAGGAAATTGAGAAGCAAGGGGAAGATTTTGTAATGGATTTTGTCCCCTGTTACCAACAGTAACAATGAACACTGAGAGGGGGCAGCTTGGGGAAAAATGAGCTGTTAAGCCTCTCTCTGGGGGCAGTTGTGACAGCTTTAAGGGATGGCTGTGCCACCCAGGATGCCGCGCTAGAGTCGCGATGCTCTATATTATTGTTTTTGTTCGCCATACGTCATTCGCCGTACGTCGTTGTTTGCCTCAGGTCACGGGCCTGACCTGTCAGGTGCTCGCTCGATAACCGCTAATTCAAGCCCCAGGCGTTGAGAGATCTTTTCCTATGGGCACATCCACCGTCGATAAGGGCACCCGCATTCTGCTGGTGGGTACCAACGAGGGTCAAATTCGCCAGATGGAGTTTGACCTGCAAGAGGCTGGATACCATCCCGTGGTGGCCAGCAGCGCCCAGGCGGGCCTTACCCTGGCCACTGAGAGCACTCCGGCGCTGGTGGTGGTCGATCGCCTGCTGGGGGGCGAGTCGGGGTTGGCGCTGTGCCAAACCCTGCGCAGTCGAGGCACCAAAGCGCCGATCGTGCTGCTGATGGCCAAAGACAGCCTCGAAGACAGGGTGGCCTGCCTGGAGTGCGGGGCCGACGACTATTTCCTCAAGCCCTACCGCGCCGATGCCTTCCTAAAAATTGTGCAGCTCTATCTGCAATCGACGCCGGGGGAGATCGAGCACCTGCGCTTTGGCGATCTGACTCTGGATCTGGAGAATCGCCACGCGCTGCGGGGCGATCGCCTGATCGAGCTGACCATGAAGGAGTTTGAGCTGCTCAAATACATGATGGAGCACCCCCGCGAGGTGCTGCCCCGCGAGCAGATTCTAGAGAACGTCTGGGGCTACGACTTTGTGGGTGAGTCGAACGTGATTGAGGTCTACGTGCGCTACCTGCGCCTCAAGATCGACGGCGAAGACGATAAGCGTCTGATTCAGACCGTGCGGGGGGTGGGGTACGTGCTGCGGGAGAGTTAGGGGTAGGTGAGTGGGCGGGTGGATGGGTGGACGGGTGAGGGGCAACATCCAGGGGGTGAGCGACTAGAATGTTAGCGCCCTGGTTGGGCAACTACAGTTACTTTCCCTGGTTTCTCCATGTCCGATCGTTTTACTGGTTTGGCTCCCCAACGGCTGTATCCCTGGTTGAGGCAGGGCGTGGTCTTGAGCCTGGTGCTCAGCGCGCTGGTGCTGGGGGCCGGGTGCGGGCCAACCCCCTCTGCCACTGAGCCTCCGGCTACGACCGACAATACTGCTTCCACGCCGACTACTACCGCAACCCCTATGGCTGACCCTCGCGGCCAACAGCTTGCCGTCACGGCGGTGACGACCCTGGGCGGCGAAGAGATCTTTTTGGAGGTGGCGGCCACCCCCCAGCAGCAGGCCCTGGGGCTGATGTATCGCGACGCGCTGCCGGGCGATCGCGGCATGCTGTTTCCCATGGGGCGGCCTCGCCCGGTGAGCTTTTGGATGAAGAATGTGCCGGTGGCGCTGGACATGGTGTTTGTCTACCAGGGGCAGATCGTGGGGCTAGCCGAAGCGCCCCCCTGCACCGCTGACCCCTGCCCCACCTATGGCCCGGGCAATCAGCTGGTGGATCAAGTCATTGAGCTGCGGGCCGGGCGCGCCGCCGAGCTGGGCCTAGCGGTGGGCGATGAAGTGGTGATCCGGGAGTTGGGGCAGTAGAGCTGCGGACAGCCGGGACGGCTATCCCACAAGAATTTTCCTAGAAACCTTCAAGCTTTGGAGAACTCCGGCCACGGCCTATCTTACTGATACAAAAACAGCCGTTTGGCGGCGCGGGTGAAGGCCACATAGCAGAGCTGGTTACGCTCGATCGCATTGCGATTTGCCGCCATCGAGGGCACATCCACAAACACATCTTGAAAGGTTGACCCCTGACTTTTGTGGATGGTGAGGCTGTAGGCGTAGTCCACGGCGTGGAAGCGCTGCTGCAAATCCCAAAACTCCATCCAGCGCTTTTCTTTGGCCAAAAAGTCGAGCCGGTCTTTGAACTCGGCCTGGCCCGACTCGTGCAGCACCCGCAGGGTCTTGTAGTCGCCGGTTTCGGTCTCGACTTCGAGCAGCCACAGGGGCCACTCGCCCTCGCGCCCCCGGGCGATGTTGAGCACCTCGCACTCGGCGGAGGTGGGCAGCACGATCGCCTCATCTTCTAGGCAGGGGTTGATGGCAATCAGTCGCTCGCCGGGCACAAACCGCTTGGCGTTGGGGCCGTAGATGGCGGCGCGAATGGTTTGGTTGAGCTGGGCCACCCGGCGGTTGGTGTAGGCCAGGGCGCGCACCTGGTCGGGGTTCTTTTGGTAGGCGGGGCTGGTAAAAGCGCGAATCAGCAGGTCGTGCCAGGCGGTGCGGGGCAG from Nodosilinea sp. PGN35 harbors:
- the ctpC gene encoding carboxyl-terminal processing protease CtpC, producing the protein MTLAKRGLILGATAVAVAAVTVTGAGIHLSQSKAFFQESPKELIDQVWQLIDRNFVDATFNQVDWDAVRTEYLGRNYTNQEEAYGAIREMLETLQDPYTRFMDPEEFRSMQIDTSGELTGVGIQISQDEETKEIVVVAPIEDTPAFDAGIRPQDVILAIDGESTEGMELNDAVSKIRGTVGSEVTLTIRRGDEELEVPMVRARIEIHPVRYNVQAGPEGQVGYIRLTQFSANAAEEMSEAIEDLESQGVTGYILDLRSNPGGLLYSSIDIARMWIDSGIIVSTVNRQGVVDEETANSRALTDKPLVVLVDGGSASASEILSGALRDNERALLVGTRTFGKGLVQSVRSLGDGSGVAITVAKYLTPNGTDINKNGITPDISVELTEEQQEALSTNREAIGTEADPQYAQALAALSTEIQEARAGDSVTTAPSGRTPGN
- the nblR gene encoding response regulator transcription factor NblR; translated protein: MGTSTVDKGTRILLVGTNEGQIRQMEFDLQEAGYHPVVASSAQAGLTLATESTPALVVVDRLLGGESGLALCQTLRSRGTKAPIVLLMAKDSLEDRVACLECGADDYFLKPYRADAFLKIVQLYLQSTPGEIEHLRFGDLTLDLENRHALRGDRLIELTMKEFELLKYMMEHPREVLPREQILENVWGYDFVGESNVIEVYVRYLRLKIDGEDDKRLIQTVRGVGYVLRES
- a CDS encoding DUF192 domain-containing protein, producing MSDRFTGLAPQRLYPWLRQGVVLSLVLSALVLGAGCGPTPSATEPPATTDNTASTPTTTATPMADPRGQQLAVTAVTTLGGEEIFLEVAATPQQQALGLMYRDALPGDRGMLFPMGRPRPVSFWMKNVPVALDMVFVYQGQIVGLAEAPPCTADPCPTYGPGNQLVDQVIELRAGRAAELGLAVGDEVVIRELGQ